The nucleotide window GAACAGGAGGAAGTAATCGGTGTCCCCGAGCCTATTCAGGCTAGCCCCACCGAACATCGTCAGGCGATCCAGTACTTCGTTGGCGTACAGATATAGCCCCGGCTTGAGTGTCCCGTAATCCAGCATCAGGCGGGGCAGCAGAAACGGCCGCGACATGGTTTCCTGATAGGACCGGGAGCTCAAGGTCGCGTCCGGGGACGCCTGCGGGGAGCTGGGCCGGGCGGGGCGTCGATCCGGGGGCACGCCCACCTGGGAGGCTGCCAACGGTTGTGGATCCGCCAGGTAGGCGATCTTGTAGCCACCGTCCTGGTAAAGGCTGTACAGCAGCTGCCCATGCCCGTTCCGCGACGGCATGAACGCCCCCCCGATCACGTTGGTGCCGTAGCCGCCGTCGGCGCCACGCCCCTGCCAGTAGAGGTTAAAGACCCCGCTGGCATCGGTGACCATCAACAGGCCCCTGTCGTCGGCAAAGGGGTCGCGCACGTCGCTGTCGGCGGGCAAATTATTCGCGCGGGAGGACACGCTTCCGTCCGCTAGCCGCAGCTGCCAGAGGCGCCGACCATGATTCAGCGTTACATCAAAAATAATCAGGCTGTCGACCTCATCCAAGGTGAGCGAATGGATGTATTCCCCAGCTGTGAAATGGGTCAGCGTATCGATCTTTCCGCCGGCCAGCTCCAGCCGGTGAATGTTGGAAGTGCCATCCCAAACGGTGAGGTAGGCAATGGCCTGGCCGCTATCCAGCAGAACCGGGGAGGTGGCCCGCTGGCCGAAGGTGAGTTGCTCCCGCTCTCCAGCGTCCAGGTCGTAGGCGAACAGGTCCAGCCACTTTGCTCCGGTCCTCCCCGGCTCAGTGCGCCCGGCGTAGTAGAGCGTCTTGCCATCGACAGACCAGCAGGGGGCCGACACCACAGTGCCGGCCAGTTTCTCGACCTCTTCCGTGGCAAAGTCGTACAGATACAAGTCGGTCTGGCCGAAATAGTCCGCAGCGCGGTTGGAGAGAAACGCAAATTTTCTTTCCCGGGGGTGCCAGACAGGATGCAGATTGCTCGACCCCTGGTCAATGAGGACCTCACCGCTCACCGCTGAGGCTCCCACCAGCGCCATGTCGCTAGCGTAGCCCTTCTCCAACGACGCCAGCCACTCCCGGTGGAGCTGCCGCCCGGACGCACCGGTGGCGCGCTTGATGGCCCGGCTAACGGACACAGCCAGGGGCGCGGACATGAGCCGTGAAATCTCCGCCAGCGCCGCCTCGCCAAACCGCCCGGCGATGTAGCGCACCAAGGCAAAACCCTGGTTGTAAACGCTCTCGTTGCCAATGCCCCGCTTGCCAAAACTGTTCATCGCGCTCAGACTCAGCACCTTCCCATTCAACGTCCGGTCGCGCAACAGCATGTCGCGGTGGGAATCCCAAAAGTCGTAATTGGCGCCCGGATACATGAATTGAGCCACCCCTTCGGCAAACCAGGGCGGGATGTTGACCCCCGGATAGGGATATGAGACCAGGACATTGGGATAGCCGTAGAGGACATCGTCCCGCTTCTCATCCTCGTAGTTCAGAATCTGGAAGTAGAGTCCCGGTATGCGCGTGGAGAACTTCATGGCCGTGGCCAGCTGGACGATGTGCACGAACTCGTGCGTGATGACGTCCTGCATCCAGCGGTGGCTGCCCCGCAGATCGAAGTCCAGCGGCCGGGCCCAAATTTCGATCTTGTTGTCGTAGTAATAGGCGATGCCGTTGGAGACGTCGTCCACGTCCTTGATCACAATCTCGGTCTTGGCAGCCGGTTCGTGGCCGTAAAGGTTAGTTACCGGACCGTATATTTTCTCGGCCACCGTGGCCGCCTCCCGAGCCGAACGCTCCGTACCTTCGTGATAGTGGATAAGGAAATGGTCCGTCTCAAAGGTCTGCCACTCTAATTCGGGGTGGTTGAACCACAGTTCCTGACCCTGGACCAGAAGCGGCAGCCCAGCGGCCAGCAGCAAGAACCGTAATCCTGCAGCCGGTCCCGCCTTCATCGCACCACCGCAATTTTCACCAGCGCGGACGCGCGCTGCGCCCCCTCCTCCAGCTCCACCACCGCGTAGTACAGCCCCGCAGGGTTGCTACCGACCTCCCAGACCCATTCGTTGTAGTCGTTGGAAACTAGCGGGCGCAGGGTGGCCTTTTCCACCGACAGACCATCCACCGTGTAGATGCGAATGGTGGCGCTGGAGGCCGTGCCGGTGTAAAAGCGGATGGTGGTCCTGTCGCCCGTTACCGGGTTGGGGTAGTTATATACCCGGGCCGGATCGAGAATGTCGGGTTGCACGGCCTTCTCGGTGCCGTCGTTGAGGGAATAGCGGCTGCGGGCGTGGCGGCCTTCAGCGGTGACCCATTGGGGGTTCTGTTCGTCGGGATGAAACCAGTGGATGCGGTCGCCGTTGGCCAGACCCACACGGCCATCAGCCAGGTGCATGAGGAAGAGTTCATCGGGACCGGCACGCAGCCCCAGCCGCGACAGTACCCGACCTTCGGGGTTATAGATGA belongs to Candidatus Neomarinimicrobiota bacterium and includes:
- a CDS encoding T9SS type A sorting domain-containing protein; this translates as MIYWTVTDFISLGDVDGDGLDEIVAGHRPSAGVNEQERLTAVNADGTVVDGFPIAGIFAGPALIANLMDDSRPELVVVREDEIVIYNPEGRVLSRLGLRAGPDELFLMHLADGRVGLANGDRIHWFHPDEQNPQWVTAEGRHARSRYSLNDGTEKAVQPDILDPARVYNYPNPVTGDRTTIRFYTGTASSATIRIYTVDGLSVEKATLRPLVSNDYNEWVWEVGSNPAGLYYAVVELEEGAQRASALVKIAVVR